A window of Flammeovirga kamogawensis genomic DNA:
ATCCGTTACGACATCTAATTTTTTATTATTTCAATAGCAGCTAACGTTTTTTTTGAATTGCATGAAAAATACATTTAAAGTATTTTTATTTTTTTCCTTATATCTCCTGATATCACAAAGTGCATTCGGACAATGGATGAGAACATCCGTAAATAAAAAGACTGTTTTAAAAGATCATAGAACAACAAATAGCCCTATTCTTTTACACCTTGAAAAAGATAGAGACGTTTTATCCCTGCCACTTAACGAGGAAAATGAGTATATAAGAGTTTGGGATTACCTAACTGGTAAAAGAGGATATGTAAATAAAAAACACCTCACTATTATAGATACCCTAGCCAAGGCAGAATTAAAAGTCCCTCCTGTTGAGCATAAACTACACCGTGATGGTGCTATTCTTAAAATTGAGAATATTGAAGATGATAATGTTATTGTTGAAATAGATAAAATACCTTATAGCATTGCTCCTTATGCCGAAACTAAACTCATATTAAAAAAAGGATATCACGGTTTTTGGGCTTACAGAGATGGTGCCCTACCATTTTGGGGATCTATATTTTTACATGATAGTACAGAGCATATTTTAAAGATTGAAACTACAGCAGAAAAGGATGTTATTATTGCAGATATAGAACCTATTATCCATAGAAAAGACACTGTTGTTGTAGAAAGCCATTTTAAAGATGTAGTGAAATTATTACCTAAAATTAAAATGGATTCATCTAAAATTGTAGATAATACTCACCCTCAAGATTTAGCAAAACCTGTTAATAATGTAGACATTAGGGGTTACATAAAATTAAATGGACTTTATGATTTTAATGGCCTAACAAGTACAGGTGGTTTTGTTCCTTATAAAATTCCTGTAGGAGAAAAAAATGTTGAAAATAGGGGCTTTTATATGGGGGCTAGGCAATCTAGACTCGGTTTCTTTTCTAGAATAAAAACAGATGAAGGGTATATCAAATTCTATGTTGAAGCTGACTTTGCAGGAGGTAGCGTTTCATATGACTATTTTAGGTTAAGACAAGCCTATGTACAATATGGCTATTTAACTGTTGGGCAAACATGGACAACTTTTACAGATCTCTACTCTACTCCTCTTACTGTAGATAATGAGGGTCCGAGTAGTTCTTCGTCTACAAGACAAGGTTTAATACGATTTGAAAAGAAAGTAGGGAATAGTAATAACGAATTTGCTGTAAGTTTAGAAACTCCTACCAAGAATTTTGGCGATACAATTGCCATAGACAGTAGACAACTATTTCCTGATGTTGCATCTCGTTATAAAATTGAATATGCAACCGGACAATTACAATTTGCAGGTTTATTTAGAGTACTTTCTCAACACAATATATTTGATGATGTGATTACAAAAGTAGGATATGGATTGATGGTTAGTGGTAAAAACAGCACAACTAATGAGAAACATAAATTCTATTATCAAGCAATTGGAGGAAGAGGTATCACGCGTTATATTTCAGCATTTTCATCATATAATTTAGATGCTGTTCCCAGCCCTACTAAAGACATCTACATTCCTTTTACTTTAGGTGGGTACATTACATATGAATATTACTTCCACAAAAACTTATTTATTAATTTTGTAACGGGTTTTTCTTGGATTGATAATTCCGCTTGGCAGCCAGGATCAACCTTTGAGAGAAGCTATTATACAAGTGCCAATATGTTTTGGTTTCCTTTTGATAGAATGCGTGTAGGCGGAAGTTTTGTACAAGGAGCACGTGTAAATAAAGATCAGCAAAGAGGTGATGCTTCTAGATTCCAAATGTATATTCGTTATGACATTTAGAGTTTTATATCAAACCTCTCTTTCATTTTTTGTATTCTGAAATCAGGAACATTATGTACTGAAGAACTATTATGTCGGTTTTCAACAATTACTGTTGATACTTCGTAATTGTGCTTTTCTGCTAAAAGAAAATAACTTTTCATTTCCTGCTCAGTAGTAAATGTATTTGATACAATGATCAACTCTTGTGCTCTACCCATACAATAAGCTGTCATCTCCTCACATTGCTTGTGTGCAACAGGAAGTT
This region includes:
- a CDS encoding AAA family ATPase, whose translation is MKRLILLRGLPGAGKSTLAASLGGSIEADDFMVDKEGNYFFDPKKLPVAHKQCEEMTAYCMGRAQELIIVSNTFTTEQEMKSYFLLAEKHNYEVSTVIVENRHNSSSVHNVPDFRIQKMKERFDIKL
- a CDS encoding DcaP family trimeric outer membrane transporter gives rise to the protein MKNTFKVFLFFSLYLLISQSAFGQWMRTSVNKKTVLKDHRTTNSPILLHLEKDRDVLSLPLNEENEYIRVWDYLTGKRGYVNKKHLTIIDTLAKAELKVPPVEHKLHRDGAILKIENIEDDNVIVEIDKIPYSIAPYAETKLILKKGYHGFWAYRDGALPFWGSIFLHDSTEHILKIETTAEKDVIIADIEPIIHRKDTVVVESHFKDVVKLLPKIKMDSSKIVDNTHPQDLAKPVNNVDIRGYIKLNGLYDFNGLTSTGGFVPYKIPVGEKNVENRGFYMGARQSRLGFFSRIKTDEGYIKFYVEADFAGGSVSYDYFRLRQAYVQYGYLTVGQTWTTFTDLYSTPLTVDNEGPSSSSSTRQGLIRFEKKVGNSNNEFAVSLETPTKNFGDTIAIDSRQLFPDVASRYKIEYATGQLQFAGLFRVLSQHNIFDDVITKVGYGLMVSGKNSTTNEKHKFYYQAIGGRGITRYISAFSSYNLDAVPSPTKDIYIPFTLGGYITYEYYFHKNLFINFVTGFSWIDNSAWQPGSTFERSYYTSANMFWFPFDRMRVGGSFVQGARVNKDQQRGDASRFQMYIRYDI